One genomic region from Leptolyngbyaceae cyanobacterium JSC-12 encodes:
- a CDS encoding serine O-acetyltransferase (IMG reference gene:2510097463~PFAM: Bacterial transferase hexapeptide (three repeats)~TIGRFAM: serine O-acetyltransferase) → MLSTLIADFRIIFERDPAARNWLEVLFCYPGLQAILLHRFAHWLQVLGLPFIPRLISHIARFLTGIEIHPGAQIGCGVFIDHGMGVVIGETAIIGDYALIYQGVTLGGTGKESGKRHPTLGENVVVGAGAKVLGNIQIGNNVRIGAGSVVLRDVPSDCTVVGVPGRIVHRSGERVDPLEHGRLPDSEAQVIRALVDRIEALEQQIQSLQALAKVPVSASLMPESNENHHLADCWEIPRATSATTSEKGTCRLSDRIIEEFLDGSGI, encoded by the coding sequence GTGTTATCTACCCTCATCGCAGATTTTCGCATTATTTTCGAGCGGGACCCAGCAGCCCGCAATTGGCTGGAAGTTCTGTTCTGCTATCCAGGCCTCCAAGCAATCCTGCTACATCGCTTTGCCCACTGGTTACAGGTTCTAGGTCTCCCTTTTATTCCCCGCTTAATCTCTCACATCGCTCGATTTCTAACAGGAATTGAAATCCACCCAGGCGCACAAATCGGATGTGGTGTCTTTATTGACCACGGCATGGGGGTTGTGATCGGTGAAACTGCGATTATTGGGGACTACGCGTTAATTTACCAGGGGGTTACCCTGGGAGGAACTGGGAAGGAAAGCGGCAAGCGCCACCCCACCCTGGGCGAAAATGTGGTAGTAGGAGCCGGAGCAAAAGTTTTGGGCAATATCCAGATTGGCAACAATGTTCGGATTGGGGCAGGTTCAGTTGTGTTGCGAGATGTGCCCTCAGATTGCACGGTCGTTGGGGTGCCCGGTCGGATTGTGCATCGCTCTGGAGAACGAGTTGATCCCCTGGAACACGGACGTTTACCAGATTCAGAAGCCCAGGTGATCCGGGCATTGGTCGATCGCATTGAAGCATTAGAGCAACAGATCCAATCGCTTCAAGCTCTGGCTAAAGTTCCGGTCAGTGCATCGTTGATGCCTGAGTCTAACGAAAACCATCACTTAGCAGATTGCTGGGAAATCCCTCGTGCAACCTCTGCAACGACCTCTGAGAAAGGAACTTGCCGCCTGAGCGATCGCATCATTGAAGAGTTTCTCGACGGCTCCGGCATCTAA